Part of the Sandaracinaceae bacterium genome, CGAGGTGAGCGAGGCGGCCGACGGCGAGAGCGCGCTCGAGACGCTGCGAGGCCCCGACGTGCCCGACGTCGCGCTGCTGGACCTGCGCATGCGCGGGCTCGACGGGCTCGAGGTGCTGCGCCGCCGCTCGGCGGTGCGCACGCGGGTGATCGTGCTGACCGGGCACGGCACGGTGCAGGCCGCCGTCGAGGCCATGCGGCTCGGGGCGTTCTCGTTCCTCGAGAAGCCGGTGGACGCCGAGCTCCTACGCCCACTCATCAAGCAGGCCGTGGCCGAGAGCCGGCGCGCCGAGGTCCCGACCGACGGCGAGCAGGTGCCGCTAGTGGGCGCGAGCGCCGCGACGAACGAGGTGCGCCAGTTCATCGCGACCGTGGCCCCGACCGACGAGACGGTCACCATCTTCGGCGAGACGGGCACGGGCAAGGAGGTGGTCGCGCAGCACATCCACCACGCCAGCGCCCGGCGACGCGCGCCGTTCGTCGCCATGAACGCGGCGTGCGTGCCGCGCGAGCTGTTCGAGAGCGAGCTCTTCGGGCACAAGCGCGGCGCGTTCACGGGGGCCACGGCGGACCGCCTGGGGCTCTTCCGCGAGGCGCACGGCGGCACGCTGTTCATCGACGAGCTGGCCGAGCTGCCCATCGAGAGCCAGGCCAAGCTGCTGCGCGCGCTCGAGACACGCCTGGTGCGTCCCGTGGGCGACAACAAGGAGCACGCCGTGGACGTGCGCATCGTCGCCGCCACCAACTGCGATCTGTGGGCCGAGGTGCAGGCGGGGAACTTCCGCGAGGACCTCTACTTCCGCCTGCAGGTGTTCCCCGTGCTGCTCATGCCGCTGCGCGAGCGCGTCGACGACATCCTGCCGCTCGCCTCGCACCTGCTGGCGCGCCTGGGCTACCAGAAGGTCACGCTCAGCGCGGACGCGCAGCGGGCGCTGGTGGAGTACCACTGGCCCGGCAACGTCCGCGAGCTGCTGAACGTGCTGCGGCGCGCCGCCTTGTTCGCCGAGCACGACGAGATCAAGGGTGACCTGATGCGCCGCATGGTGTCTGCGAGCGTGTTCGGGCACGCCGCGCCGAGGGCCATGCACGTGCCCATCAGTGTCAGCGGTGCACAGGCGACCGTCCCGCCCGTGCCCGTCAACGGCGCGCCGGGCCCCGAGCTGGAGAGCGGCGAGCGCACGAGCCTGGCGGACGTCGAGCGCGCGCACATCGAGCGCGTGCTCCGCCAGATGGACGGCAACGTCACGCGCACCGCGACCGCCCTCGGCATCGACCGCCGCACGCTGCAACGGAAGCTCAAGGCCTATGGGCTCAGCGCGGAGACGGACTGAGCGCGCGTCGCCGCGTCTCCACAAGCTGGCCGCGAGCGTGTGCTTCGCCAGCTGCCTGGGGTGCGCGCACGCCGCGGCACCGCCGCCGGAGAGCGCGCCGGTCGAGCCCAGCACCCCGCCCGCCTACGTGGTGACCTTCCGGCTGCAGGACGCGGGCGACGACGCCGACGGAGTTCCACGGACACGCATCGACTTCGTGATGCACAGCCCCGGCGCGCCCTCGCACGTGGAAGCGCTCGGCACCGAGCCGGGCGGCTGCGTCGACCGCCCCGCGCGCGAAGGCGAGCTGCTGCGCATCGGCTGCTGGTGGGGGCCGAGCGAGTGCCAGTGGGTGGCGCGGCGGGACGCGACCGGCATCCAGTTGCTGCGCGCCGAGGGCCCCCGCGAGGGGCTCCCCCCCGCCACCGTGGACAACGCCGCCTGGGAGGCGCGCGCACACCTCGAGCTTCCGGCCGGCACGGTGGTGACACGACTTTCGGACTGAAGTCGCAGGGGCGAGAACGGACTGCTACCGTGGTCCGCATGTGGCTCGCCCGAAGGAGGACGCAGCAGACGCCGGGTGCCGCCGCGGGCCGTTCCACGTGCATGGTGCTCCTGCGCTGCGCCCTGGCGAGCCTGGCGGCTCTGGCGAGCGGCTGCGGCGCGTCGCTCAGCGGCGTCCAGCCCGCCCGGCTGACGCCCGAGTCGCACCTGAGCATGAGCACGTCCATCTCGGTCAACGCGCCCGTGGGGTCTGCCGGGGATACCCTCGAGACCCTACGCGACCTCTCGACGGTCGAGGGAGTGCTGGACCCGCCGGAGATCGAGCTGCTCTCGGCGGCCGTCAATGGCGGGGCCCTCAACCCCCCGATGGTGGACCCCTCCGTCAGCCTCGCGTACGGCGCCCACCGCCTGGTCGAGCTGGGCGCGCGCATCGGCGGATCGCACATCGGCATCCAGGGACGCGTGCAGGTGCTGCGCGTGGCGCCGGGCATCTACGGCGTGATCGGCATCCAGCTCACCAGCTCGCTCTCCACGCTGCCCGTCAACCGCTTCAACGACCGCGTGTTCGTGGAGCGCTACCGGCGCCTGGACGTCGGCTTCCCCCTGCTGCTGGGGTACAGCTCCTCGCGCGTGCATCTGTGGGCGGGGCCCAAGCTGCTGGTCAGCCGCGTACGCACGCGCGGGCACCTGTGCGTGCGAGAGAACGACGCCTGCGCCGACCAGGTCACGTTCCGGGGCACGGGCAGCCTACGCTACGTCGCCGGCCAGCTCGGGATCGCGCTCGGCAAGCGCCGCTTCTGGATCGCGCTCGAGCTCACCATCGCGCGGCTGCGCGGCGACGGCATGCTGAGGGGCGAGCGCGGCAGCACCGTCATGGAGTTCGCGTACGACCCGGACGGGCGTGTGGTGCAGCCCGCCATCGGGCTCATCGCCTGGTTCTGACGCCGCTCGGGGCGCCGCTCAGGGCGCCTCGAACGCACCGCTCGCGACCTGTACGCGGACCCGCGCGACGCGCTTCACGGCCAACCCCGCGGCGGCCGCGCTCGGGGCGGGATACGCCTCCTCGGACACCCGCACGTGGATGTGATTGTCGTGGTTCGGCCAGTGCTGCAGGTGCACCCCGTCGGAGTAGAGCGGCCGCAGCGCCGCATCCACCGAGCCGTCCAAAACGGCGTCGTCCGCGCCGTCACGCGTCGGGTAGATCAGCTCGCGGTCGAGGAAGGCGCGCGTGACGCGACCGCTCTGGTAGAAGGTCGCGAACATGCGCGCGTTCGCGTACGCACCGTAGCCCGTGACGGTGCCCGGCACGCACTCGCGACCGTCCACGTACATGACCTGGCAGTAGCTGCGCCAGGGCGCGAGGCCGTCGCTGCCGTAGAGCGAGATGTCCACGTCCTTGCCGCGCTGGTGCGACGCATGGCGCGGGTAGCCCGTGTCGGTGCCGGGGGTCTCGCCGTCCCACTGCGAGAAGTCCTCTGGATAGAACGGCGCGTACCCCGCGGCAGCCATGGACCGACCTGCGAAGCGCACCAGCATCACGAGGTCTCGCCGTCCGAACTGGTAGCGCATCACCGTCCCCGCGGTCCAGTCGTAGCCGTCCACCGCGGGGTCGATCGGCAGCGGCAGCTGCAGCAGCCGCGCGCAGTCGGCCTCGCACACCTCGCCGTCCTCGAAGGGCGTGCGGGTCACGCTGAGGGTCCCGTCGATGGCCTCCGCGGCCGTGAGGCGCAGCCAGTGTGTGCGCGCACTCGTGGGCTCGAACACGGCGAGCGTCCGAATCCCGCGGCCCCCGTCGGTCAGGCCGAGCAGCGCCGGGCCCGTGCCATCGAAGCGCTCCACCGTCATGACCACGGCCGCGCGCGTGGGCGTGAAGTCGAAGCGGAAGGCCACGTGCTCCGAGGGCGGTACCTCGATGCGGTAGACGCGCTCTTCGTGCGCAGCGAGCGTCACCGCCGTCACCCCGTCGCCGAGCACCGCCTCCCCCGTCACCAGGTCGGGTGGCGCGACGCCAGGGTCCGTCTGCTGCGCGTCGGGCGCACCCGCGTCGGGCGCCCCGTCGCCGAGGTCGACGTCATCCGTCGGACCCGCGTCCTCGAGCCCCGCGTCACCACGCGGGACCAGCCCACCGTCGTGTGTGGGCGGCGGGCCATCTCCTACCCGCACGTCGCAGCCGACCTGCAGCAAGGAAACCACGAGCGCGAGCACCGACCCGATCCGCAACGTCGCCATGTCGACGTTGATAATATGACTATTCAGTCACGTCAAGAGTGAACGTGTCATCCGCGCGTGATGCCCGGCGGTGACGCCCGCGGAGGGGCTGGTAGAGTCCCGCATGGCCAGCCGCCGCAAGCCCGAGCGCCCCCCTGCTCCCGCCCCCGAGCCTCGGCGTGAGGGACGCGGGAGCGCAGTCCCGCCGCGGCCCAGCCCTACGAGCGTCACGCTGCTGGCGCTCGAGGACATCGCCGGCGCCGCTATCGTGCTCGACCGCGAGCTGCGCGTGCTCGACTTCACCCCCCTGGCCGAGCAGCTCATGGCAGCACCGCTCGCTCGCGGGGTGTTCGCGGCCAAGGCGCTGTGCGGCGAGGGCGACCAGCGCCCCGTCGCGGAGGCGCTCGCCGCGGGCCAGCCGGTCGCTGCCGAGGTGCCACGGGTCCATCCGGAGGGCGGCACCCGCGTGCTCTACGTGCGCGGGACGCCCATCCGCCGCGCCGGCGTGATCGAGGGCTTCGTGCTGCTGCTCGAAGAGAGCGGCTGGGAGCAGGAGGCCCCCGACGCGCCGGTGGAGCGCTTCTCGCTGCTCACGGCGGACCGCGCGATGAAGCGCCTCCTGCGGGACATCGAGCGCGTCGCGCGGCGCAGCGCGACGGTGCTGGTGCGGGGCGAGACCGGCACCGGCAAGG contains:
- a CDS encoding sigma-54-dependent Fis family transcriptional regulator → MSPGTVLLIDDDAAFRFAMQKALRRAGFEVSEAADGESALETLRGPDVPDVALLDLRMRGLDGLEVLRRRSAVRTRVIVLTGHGTVQAAVEAMRLGAFSFLEKPVDAELLRPLIKQAVAESRRAEVPTDGEQVPLVGASAATNEVRQFIATVAPTDETVTIFGETGTGKEVVAQHIHHASARRRAPFVAMNAACVPRELFESELFGHKRGAFTGATADRLGLFREAHGGTLFIDELAELPIESQAKLLRALETRLVRPVGDNKEHAVDVRIVAATNCDLWAEVQAGNFREDLYFRLQVFPVLLMPLRERVDDILPLASHLLARLGYQKVTLSADAQRALVEYHWPGNVRELLNVLRRAALFAEHDEIKGDLMRRMVSASVFGHAAPRAMHVPISVSGAQATVPPVPVNGAPGPELESGERTSLADVERAHIERVLRQMDGNVTRTATALGIDRRTLQRKLKAYGLSAETD